The Planifilum fulgidum genome has a segment encoding these proteins:
- the pheA gene encoding prephenate dehydratase, which yields MKKTVAYLGPAGTFTHEATRAFFPADDVKLAGYPSIPDVLDAVDAGQCDYGVVPVENAIEGSVVLTLDWLIHQVDVLIVGELVYPIAQCLLVHPLQAERNAGEWTRVVSHPQAVAQCRLYLRKHLPGAEVSFAESTAEAARQVKSRPDKAWVAIGTRTAGELYGLHVLEEDVQDHPNNFTRFIAVGKKPLPDGHREPDLHKTSLLVTLPSDYPGALHQVLSAFAWRQLNLCRIESRPTKKGLGSYHFFIDVEKDWDPVLMAGAVAEIEALGCHVRRLGSFPCYRVSQGAKSIVR from the coding sequence ATGAAAAAGACGGTTGCATATCTGGGACCGGCAGGAACATTCACCCATGAGGCGACGCGTGCTTTTTTCCCCGCAGACGATGTGAAGCTGGCGGGATATCCTTCGATTCCCGACGTGTTGGATGCCGTTGACGCCGGGCAATGCGATTACGGCGTCGTCCCGGTGGAAAACGCCATCGAGGGATCGGTGGTCCTCACCCTCGATTGGTTGATCCATCAGGTGGATGTGTTGATCGTCGGGGAACTGGTGTATCCGATCGCCCAGTGTTTGCTGGTCCATCCCCTCCAGGCGGAAAGGAATGCGGGGGAATGGACCCGGGTGGTTTCCCATCCCCAGGCGGTGGCTCAGTGCCGACTGTACCTGCGGAAACATCTCCCCGGCGCCGAGGTTTCTTTCGCCGAGAGCACGGCGGAGGCCGCCCGGCAGGTGAAAAGCCGTCCGGACAAGGCGTGGGTGGCCATCGGGACCCGGACGGCGGGGGAGCTGTACGGCCTGCATGTGCTGGAGGAGGATGTCCAGGATCATCCGAACAACTTCACCCGTTTCATCGCCGTGGGCAAAAAGCCGCTTCCCGACGGACACCGGGAACCGGACCTTCACAAGACGAGCCTTCTGGTCACGCTCCCTTCCGACTATCCAGGGGCTCTGCACCAGGTCCTGTCCGCCTTTGCCTGGCGCCAGCTCAACTTGTGCCGGATCGAATCCAGGCCGACCAAAAAGGGGCTGGGCAGCTATCATTTCTTCATCGATGTGGAGAAGGATTGGGATCCGGTGTTGATGGCCGGTGCGGTCGCGGAGATCGAAGCTTTGGGCTGTCACGTGCGCCGGCTGGGCTCTTTTCCCTGCTACCGTGTGTCGCAGGGGGCGAAGTCGATTGTTCGTTGA
- the ilvE gene encoding branched-chain-amino-acid transaminase: protein MEEKAERWVYINGEYYRKDEAKVSVFDHGFLYGDGVFEGIRVYDGNVFRLKEHLERLYDSAKSIMLEIPMTMEEMQQAVVDAVRKNGLRNAYIRLVVSRGVGSLSLDPESCSNPQVIIIVDQVRLFSKELYENGLPIVTVPTRRNIPDALNPKIKSLNYLNNVLVKIEANRAGVGEALMLNEHGYVAEGSGDNIFIVKKGVLYTPPGYVGALEGITRRAIMDLADQLGYPVKEQPFTRHDVYIADEAFLTGTAAEVIAVVEVDGRRIGTGKPGPITRRLLEEFRKLVRVDGVQVYPELSAAPQMG, encoded by the coding sequence ATGGAAGAGAAAGCAGAGCGATGGGTGTACATCAACGGGGAGTATTATCGGAAGGATGAGGCGAAAGTCTCCGTTTTTGACCACGGTTTCCTGTACGGCGACGGGGTGTTTGAAGGGATCCGGGTCTATGACGGAAATGTGTTTCGCCTGAAGGAGCACCTGGAGCGCCTGTACGATTCGGCCAAGTCGATCATGCTGGAAATCCCCATGACCATGGAGGAGATGCAGCAGGCCGTCGTCGACGCGGTCCGCAAAAACGGATTGCGGAACGCGTATATCCGGTTGGTCGTCTCCCGCGGAGTGGGATCCCTGTCGCTGGATCCGGAGAGTTGTTCCAATCCCCAGGTGATCATCATCGTCGATCAGGTTCGCCTCTTTTCCAAGGAATTGTATGAAAACGGCTTGCCCATCGTAACCGTTCCGACCCGGCGCAACATTCCGGACGCACTCAATCCGAAGATTAAGTCTTTGAATTATCTGAACAATGTCCTTGTAAAGATCGAGGCAAACCGCGCCGGCGTGGGGGAAGCGCTGATGCTCAACGAACACGGATATGTGGCCGAAGGATCGGGGGATAACATCTTCATCGTGAAAAAGGGCGTCCTATACACTCCCCCGGGATATGTGGGAGCCCTGGAGGGGATCACGCGCAGGGCGATCATGGACCTGGCGGATCAGCTGGGGTACCCGGTCAAGGAACAGCCCTTCACCCGACACGACGTGTATATCGCCGACGAGGCGTTCCTGACGGGAACGGCCGCCGAGGTGATCGCCGTCGTTGAAGTGGACGGCCGCCGGATCGGCACCGGCAAGCCGGGACCGATCACCCGGAGGTTGTTGGAAGAATTCCGGAAGCTGGTTCGGGTGGACGGCGTGCAGGTGTATCCGGAGTTGAGCGCGGCGCCGCAAATGGGTTGA
- a CDS encoding GNAT family N-acetyltransferase, whose amino-acid sequence MHIRRLNPEDAMSFRELRLRALKDHPDAFGTSYEEAANLSIEKTAEKLKPSPDAFVLGAFDEAGKLVGMVGFHREKGMKKRHKGVIWGMYCLPECRGKGVGKALLAEAVKRARKMKGLELITLRVVASNDPAKNLYLSVGFRTWGKEPRSLKIGSRYMDQELMVLDFG is encoded by the coding sequence ATGCACATACGACGGTTGAATCCGGAAGACGCAATGTCCTTTCGGGAACTGAGGCTCAGGGCGCTGAAGGATCATCCCGATGCCTTTGGAACGTCTTACGAGGAAGCAGCGAATCTCTCCATCGAGAAAACGGCGGAAAAGTTGAAGCCTTCCCCCGACGCCTTCGTCCTGGGCGCCTTCGATGAGGCGGGAAAATTGGTGGGCATGGTCGGCTTCCACAGGGAGAAGGGCATGAAAAAGAGGCACAAGGGAGTGATCTGGGGGATGTATTGCCTTCCCGAATGCCGCGGGAAGGGAGTGGGAAAGGCGCTTCTGGCGGAGGCGGTGAAACGCGCCAGGAAGATGAAGGGGCTGGAGCTGATCACGCTCCGCGTGGTCGCCTCCAATGACCCCGCCAAGAATTTGTATCTGTCCGTGGGATTTCGGACGTGGGGGAAGGAACCGAGGTCGCTGAAAATCGGTTCCCGGTACATGGATCAGGAACTGATGGTATTGGATTTCGGATAA
- a CDS encoding acyl-CoA thioesterase yields the protein MPLVTTLQVRFNECDALGHVNNAVYYTYMETARTELFRMLDPDLDINNWKLIVASTSCEYKAQASFAQWLRITTEIERIGNSSFTVLHRITDRDSGKLIAVGRAVLVHFDYREQRSRPLTPEMRRTLETLLTSAEE from the coding sequence ATGCCGCTGGTTACGACGCTGCAGGTGCGCTTCAACGAATGCGACGCGCTGGGACACGTGAACAACGCCGTCTATTACACCTACATGGAAACGGCCCGGACGGAACTGTTCCGGATGCTCGATCCCGACCTGGATATTAATAACTGGAAACTGATCGTCGCCTCCACCAGCTGCGAATACAAGGCGCAAGCCTCCTTCGCCCAGTGGCTCCGGATCACCACGGAAATCGAGCGGATCGGAAACAGCAGCTTCACCGTCCTTCACCGGATCACGGACCGGGACAGCGGAAAACTGATCGCCGTCGGCCGGGCGGTGCTGGTGCACTTCGACTACCGGGAGCAGCGGAGCCGTCCGTTGACTCCGGAGATGCGACGCACCCTGGAGACCCTGTTGACAAGCGCCGAGGAATAA
- a CDS encoding ABC transporter permease produces the protein MRNFTGLVYNELLKVIRKRRMLVIFLILLVLIPVFTYGQYRTYKTTMEQMGTSDWRALLQQQIVDTQNRLASNRVPEEWKEFMRLRIQVQQYYLDHDINPSAPGAPTFVRKFVEESISLFLPLLVVVVAADIVSSEYGQGTIKLLLSRPVRRWKILLSKYVALILVTSLLLLIAGILAYLISGIVFGYGGWDMPVLTGFQMKGEHLITDYVHLVPQWKYILMALGLAWFTCTAVATLSFMVSVLVRSTAASMGIMLAAVIAGNLLVQLAPSWTTLKYLAFTNLQLTDYLSGAPILIEGMSLPFSLSVLSLWSAAALVIAFAVFIRRDVLA, from the coding sequence TTGCGTAACTTCACCGGCCTGGTCTACAACGAGCTTCTCAAAGTGATTCGCAAACGGCGCATGCTCGTGATCTTTCTCATCCTGCTCGTCCTGATTCCCGTGTTTACCTACGGCCAATACCGAACCTACAAAACCACCATGGAACAGATGGGCACCTCCGACTGGCGGGCCCTTTTGCAACAACAAATCGTCGACACGCAGAATCGCCTGGCCTCCAACCGGGTTCCGGAAGAATGGAAAGAATTCATGCGGCTGCGGATTCAGGTGCAGCAATACTATCTGGATCACGACATCAATCCGTCGGCGCCCGGAGCCCCCACCTTTGTCCGGAAATTTGTCGAGGAGTCCATCTCCCTTTTCCTTCCCTTGTTGGTGGTGGTCGTCGCCGCGGACATCGTGTCCTCCGAATACGGTCAGGGGACAATCAAACTCCTGCTCTCCAGACCGGTCCGCCGTTGGAAAATACTGCTCAGCAAATACGTCGCTCTGATTTTGGTCACTTCCCTGCTTCTCCTCATCGCCGGCATCCTGGCCTATCTCATATCCGGGATCGTTTTCGGTTACGGAGGATGGGACATGCCGGTGCTGACGGGGTTCCAGATGAAAGGCGAACACCTCATCACCGATTACGTGCATCTGGTTCCCCAGTGGAAATACATCCTGATGGCCCTCGGGCTGGCGTGGTTCACCTGCACGGCCGTGGCCACCCTCTCCTTCATGGTGTCCGTGCTCGTTCGCAGCACCGCCGCCAGCATGGGAATCATGCTGGCGGCGGTGATCGCGGGCAACCTGCTGGTCCAGCTCGCGCCATCCTGGACCACCCTCAAATATCTGGCCTTCACCAACCTGCAGCTGACCGATTACCTGTCCGGGGCCCCGATTCTGATCGAAGGCATGAGCCTTCCCTTCTCCCTGTCCGTTTTGTCCCTCTGGTCGGCGGCCGCACTCGTCATCGCCTTCGCCGTGTTCATCCGGCGGGATGTGCTGGCATGA
- a CDS encoding ABC transporter ATP-binding protein has product MTRPEPVLSVKNLSKRIGGREIVKNIQFEVFPGEIFGFLGPNGAGKTTTIRMLVGLIRPTGGTVHIAGHNLQKDFLKAIRHVGCIVENPEMYPFLSGRENLEHFARMAGDIPPERIDEVIRLVELEKRIDDKVKTYSLGMRQRLGIAQALLGRPKLLILDEPTNGLDPAGIRELRDFIRTLARKEGIGVFISSHILHEVQLMCDRVAIISRGRLLKTDRVDRLIGGDSLVVEWTLDPPDRGAELLKNLPYVSNVEKRENLIFSQLPEKHLGETVRMLVNEGILVSGIQPRKKTLEDIFLQMTEGDPIA; this is encoded by the coding sequence ATGACCCGGCCCGAACCGGTATTGTCGGTGAAAAATTTGTCCAAGCGGATCGGCGGCAGGGAAATCGTGAAAAATATCCAGTTCGAGGTGTTCCCGGGAGAGATCTTCGGCTTTTTGGGGCCGAACGGGGCGGGAAAAACGACGACCATCCGGATGCTGGTCGGCCTGATCCGCCCCACCGGGGGAACCGTACATATCGCCGGTCACAACCTCCAAAAGGATTTTCTCAAGGCCATCCGACATGTGGGATGCATTGTGGAAAATCCCGAAATGTACCCGTTCCTGTCCGGAAGGGAAAACCTGGAACATTTCGCCCGCATGGCGGGAGACATCCCGCCGGAACGGATCGATGAAGTGATTCGCCTGGTGGAATTGGAAAAACGCATCGATGACAAGGTGAAAACCTACTCCCTCGGCATGCGGCAGCGATTGGGCATCGCCCAGGCCCTTCTCGGCCGGCCGAAACTGCTGATTCTGGACGAGCCGACCAATGGGCTGGATCCCGCAGGCATCCGGGAACTCCGGGATTTCATCCGGACATTGGCCCGGAAAGAAGGGATCGGGGTGTTCATCTCCAGCCACATCCTGCATGAAGTCCAGCTGATGTGCGACCGCGTGGCAATCATCAGCCGGGGACGGCTGCTCAAAACCGACCGCGTCGACCGCCTGATCGGCGGAGACTCCCTGGTCGTCGAATGGACATTGGATCCTCCGGATCGGGGGGCGGAGCTCCTGAAAAACCTCCCCTACGTCTCCAACGTGGAAAAGCGGGAAAACCTTATTTTTTCCCAACTCCCGGAGAAGCATCTCGGGGAAACCGTCCGCATGCTGGTGAATGAAGGCATCCTCGTCTCCGGGATCCAGCCGAGGAAGAAAACGCTTGAAGACATCTTCCTGCAGATGACGGAGGGCGATCCCATTGCGTAA
- a CDS encoding SGNH/GDSL hydrolase family protein yields MAIKGQPLWTAIGAAALLSFILLAAGFALAVIDFFHPAPTAPKPAVVAPEERDSESGNKLLVSLGDSLTRGTGDMTGKGYVGRVHDAMQKIYGDKVTAVNLGINGQTSSDLAKQIRQPQVRKFLRRATWITITIGGNDLFRASGGPEQVDRVAIDKGRSLYRKNLSRILKEIRELNGEAPVFIYGLYNPFGDLPDQRETSRLVMEWNETITEVSRQFTRVVVVPTFDLFQLDPSRYLYSDHFHPNQEGYRKMAERLLHAMGEPKKGDDRP; encoded by the coding sequence TTGGCGATCAAAGGACAACCCTTGTGGACCGCAATCGGCGCAGCGGCTCTCCTCTCGTTCATCCTGCTGGCAGCCGGTTTTGCACTGGCTGTCATCGACTTTTTCCACCCGGCCCCAACCGCTCCGAAACCCGCGGTCGTCGCCCCCGAAGAAAGAGATTCCGAAAGCGGAAACAAGTTGCTCGTCAGCCTGGGGGATTCCCTCACCCGGGGCACCGGAGACATGACGGGAAAGGGATATGTGGGGCGGGTCCACGATGCGATGCAAAAAATTTACGGTGACAAGGTCACCGCCGTCAATCTCGGGATCAACGGACAAACCTCCTCCGATCTGGCCAAACAGATCCGGCAGCCGCAAGTGCGGAAATTTCTCAGGCGCGCCACCTGGATCACCATCACCATCGGCGGAAATGACCTGTTCAGGGCCAGCGGAGGTCCGGAACAGGTGGACCGGGTGGCCATCGACAAAGGAAGGTCATTGTACAGGAAGAACCTGTCCCGCATTCTGAAGGAGATTCGGGAACTGAACGGGGAAGCCCCCGTCTTTATCTACGGATTGTACAACCCCTTCGGGGATCTCCCGGACCAAAGGGAGACCTCCCGGCTGGTGATGGAGTGGAACGAAACGATCACCGAAGTCTCCCGTCAATTCACCCGGGTTGTGGTGGTGCCCACCTTCGACCTGTTTCAACTCGACCCGTCGCGCTACCTGTACAGCGACCATTTTCATCCCAATCAAGAGGGATACCGGAAGATGGCCGAACGCCTTCTTCACGCCATGGGAGAACCGAAAAAGGGAGATGACCGCCCATGA